The following proteins are co-located in the Cyprinus carpio isolate SPL01 chromosome B19, ASM1834038v1, whole genome shotgun sequence genome:
- the LOC109110915 gene encoding LOW QUALITY PROTEIN: transmembrane protein 64-like (The sequence of the model RefSeq protein was modified relative to this genomic sequence to represent the inferred CDS: deleted 2 bases in 1 codon), with the protein MNMWSSGPVQGVLKALKHAAGKGHVQLSRWLQRSPDPLDCDKIDILICNVFDERGNAEADPAGHTEPGASFTPEFRHPCCISTCCFKSALLACVLTAVCFSSVALVRQYLKDVLLWVESLDSFVGAMLFIVGLITVSFPCGWGYIVLNVAAGYLYGFVLGMGLVMVGVFSGLSIAHVVCKRLLTNWVLGKIGSSEQLSAVIRVVEGGSGLKIVALARLTPIPFGLQNAVFSITDVSLPNYLVASSVGLLPTQLLNSYLGTTLRTMEDVIAEQSVSGYFVFSLQIFISIGLMFYVVHRAQVELNAAIAACQLELETSFMNGGAANHASSSYCSKRAAAGGGINVV; encoded by the exons ATGAATATGTGGAGCTCGGGGCCAGTGCAGGGTGTGCTGAAAGCCCTGAAGCACGCCGCGGGGAAAGGACACGTCCAGTTGAGCCGCTGGCTGCAGCGGAGCCCGGACCCCCTGGACTGCGACAAGATCGACATCTTGATCTGTAACGTCTTTGACGAGCGAGGGAACGCGGAGGCGGACCCCGCGGGTCACACCGAGCCCGGCGCCTCCTTCACTCCCGAGTTCAGGCATCCGTGCTGCATCAGCACCTGTTGCTTCAAAAGCGCCCTGCTGGCGTGCGTGCTGACGGCCGTGTGCTTCTCCTCGGTGGCCCTGGTGCGCCAGTACCTGAAGGACGTGCTGCTGTGGGTGGAGAGTTTGGACAGTTTCGTGGGAGCCATGCTGTTCATAGTGGGCTTGATCACGGTGTCGTTCCCCTGCGGCTGGGGCTACATCGTGCTGAACGTGGCCGCGGGGTATCTGTACGGGTTTGTGCTGGGCATGGGGCTGGTGATGGTTGGGGTTTTT TCGGGACTTTCAATCGCTCATGTGGTGTGTAAGCGACTGCTGACGAACTGGGTTCTGGGTAAGATCGGCAGCAGTGAACAGCTGAGTGCTGTTATTCGGGTGGTGGAGGGTGGAAGTGGACTCAAAATCGTGGCCTTAGCGAGACTCACGCCGATTCCTTTCGGCCTCCAGAACGCGGTCTTCTCG ATCACAGATGTGTCCTTGCCAAATTATTTAGTGGCTTCGTCAGTGGGACTTCTCCCAACACAACTCCTTAACTCCTATCTGGGCACCACCCTGCGCACAATGGAAGACGTGATCGCAGAGCAGAGCGTCAGTGGATACTTCGTGTTCAGTCTACAG ATCTTCATCAGCATAGGCCTGATGTTTTACGTTGTACATCGAGCACAAGTGGAACTGAACGCCGCCATTGCAGCCTGCCAGTTGGAGCTGGAGACGTCGTTCATGAATGGCGGCGCGGCCAACCACGCCAGCTCGAGCTACTGCAGCAAGCGGGCTGCGGCGGGAGGAGGGATCAACGTGGTCTGA